A single Kwoniella bestiolae CBS 10118 chromosome 6, complete sequence DNA region contains:
- a CDS encoding calcium-binding protein NCS-1 yields MGKSQSKLSADDLADLQKNTYFDKKELQQWYKGFLKDCPSGQLNKEEFKKIYKQFFPFGDPSQFADYVFNVFDEDKSGTIEFKEFICALSVTSRGRLDEKLKWAFQLYDINQDGYITYDEMLQIVRSIYKMTGQMVQLPEDEDTPEKRVDKIFRNMDLNKDAKLTFDEFKEGSKQDPTIVQALSLYDGLV; encoded by the exons ATGGGTAAATCACAATCCAAATTATCGGCAGATGATCTCGCTGATCTCCAGAAGAATACATATT TCGataagaag GAACTTCAACAATGG TACAAAGGATTCTTGAAGGATTGTCCAAGTGGTCAGCTCAAcaaggaag AATTCAAGAAGATCTACAAACAGTTCTTCCCGTTCGGTGATCCATCTCAATTCGCAGATTACGTCTTTAAT GTGTTTGATGAAGATAAATCCGGGACAATTGAATTCAAG GAGTTCATCTGTGCTCTCTCAGTAACATCCAGAGGACGACTCGATGAGAAGCTCAAGT GGGCATTCCAGTTGTACGATATCAACCAGGATGGATATATCACCTACGACGAGATGTTACAGATTGTTAGATCGATCTACAAGATGACAGGTCAGATGGTGCAACTTCCAGAGGACGAGGATACACCTGAGAAG CGTGTCGACAAGATCTTTAGAAACATGGATCTGAACAAGGATGCCAAATTGACATTTGACGAGTTCAAGGAGGGATCAAAGCAAGATCCGACCATTGTACAG GCACTATCTCTCTACGATGGTCTCGTGTAA